The Aphis gossypii isolate Hap1 chromosome 3, ASM2018417v2, whole genome shotgun sequence genome includes a region encoding these proteins:
- the LOC114128185 gene encoding centrosomal protein of 131 kDa, protein MKIVLSTTRHYNVIPINYNLYNLFIYLFAPQLLHCLDVHNTFLLIAILVKMSNFKKKSKANKHIVTSTGLSLQGSQINLSTRLSNLNISNPLHYFYNENVDTPSRGRPMSALTLSATNQESPRRSRLVKRPQSADTINKITKNRHISFDFNDQQIDTNIGNHADRPENAFDESDGAELSSSSDGRSTPVPPNDDDGGGGGGSGDGDGQPALEPGLTSKPPIPPGSGDARVPETFGRAANSGSATTFDDAVELKFQRWFPNSAPVPAPTTAADVYVESVAIAAVEGRTAAQAYAKSGRGQLDEEHLYSNLSAAIGASSDSKFGGSMSVDLSGALRGASADVGDRSRTRSAAAIKPKNKPKKRIAPVTATTAVGHRGSAKSTRDAAKSKSVATAAAVHPVEATVTRNEHHHPEKQPETVMRRERPKNADRSPVQDYAREDVVSWMSSHLQRPSTPDFAGHTLDAFSEEKHKTSTYDEIVNILKELESENNDIDMNVRKSGVTNNNKHQTLVPESSSSSKALWSFLDEVEKNSNGPSAPKSPKHKSPVKIPNTPPLSPGERVIDAKKGNLQQVMDLDKAELAQKVAMLQIQLSEKEDITEKLKINISELQAEHAKTKSEYESTVMRHQKFIDKLLNEKKQLSESCSLTVKELTKKMNDALLSQEERHKVELKKAIDKQTASEKIKKDRWVDLKTKKIKEMTIKGIEPELNRMSLAYQEELSELRRIHQSQIEEIEATWHRRMATMRDKMDAEREQAIVTERENSRNRLEMEIAELEKSYQDQRKRLLGEIHGERLRQERENEVTLMEKQKALEQKFEKLVLEIQEKINKKEQEFQNELKTIRETCETEKTKWIQHQTAVLTDKESNIKEMCKKERDKHIELVVQKLENEASEREKSSEMKIKRIKSEYEADIHELENTISGHRMKLNEARTKAQEYEDKIADLTSELNKCNVEQIRLQELVSKLKNELAEKENSIKNETVTKIGILQTELIQSKLSFETKIKNLENEKEREINHVYVRVKEAIKRKDETIQTLKSERNAALDQCSNMERLLDRQRKELLKLK, encoded by the exons ATGAAAATCGTATTATCGACCACACGTCACTATAACgtcatacctattaattataatctatacaatttgtttatttatttatttgcaccACAGTTATTGCACTGTCTTGAtgttcataatacatttttattaatagcgattttggttaaaatgtccaattttaaaaagaaatcaaaGGCTAATAAACACATCGTGACATCAACGGGACTATCTTTACAAGGCTCTCAA ATTAACCTCTCAACGCGTTTATCGAATTTGAACATATCAAATCctttgcattatttttataacgaaaACGTCGACACGCCATCACGTGGAAGACCGATGTCTGCATTAACACTGAGTGCTACAAATCAG gaATCACCTCGTAGATCAAGATTAGTTAAACGTCCTCAGTCTGCAGATACAATAAACAAGATAACCAAAAATCGACACATTTCATTTGATTTCAACGATCAACAGATTGATacga ATATCGGGAACCACGCAGATCGGCCGGAGAACGCGTTTGATGAATCGGACGGGGCCGAACTGTCGTCGTCGAGCGACGGTCGTTCGACTCCCGTCCCAccaaacgacgacgacggcggggGTGGCGGCGGCAGTGGCGATGGCGATGGACAACCAGCGCTCGAACCGGGACTGACTTCCAAGCCGCCCATACCACCCGGAAGTGGGGACGCGCGAGTACCGGAAACGTTCGGCCGGGCGGCTAACAGCGGTTCCGCAACGACGTTCGACGACGCGGTGGAACTCAAGTTCCAGCGCTGGTTCCCGAACTCAGCGCCTGTTCCCGCGCCGACGACCGCCGCTGACGTATACGTAGAGAGCGTGGCCATCGCTGCGGTCGAGGGCCGGACCGCTGCGCAGGCGTATGCGAAGAGCGGTCGCGGTCAGCTGGACGAGGAACACCTGTACTCGAACCTGAGCGCTGCTATAGGTGCCTCGAGCGACAGCAAGTTTGGCGGGTCGATGTCCGTCGACCTGTCCGGGGCGCTCAGGGGTGCTAGCGCGGACGTCGGCGACCGAAGTCGTACGCGGTCCGCCGCGGCGATAAAGCCGAAGAACAAGCCGAAAAAGAGGATCGCACCGGTGACGGCAACGACGGCGGTTGGTCACAGAGGAAGTGCTAAGAGTACGAGGGATGCGGCAAAGTCAAAGTCCGTCGCGACCGCGGCGGCCGTACATCCGGTCGAAGCTACGGTGACGCGAAACGAGCACCACCACCCGGAAAAACAGCCGGAAACGGTGATGAGGAGAGAACGTCCGAAGAACGCCGACCGCTCGCCGGTACAGGATTACGCGAGGGAAGACGTAGTCTCGTGGATGTCCAGTCACCTGCAGAGACCGTCAACGCCCGACTTCGCGGGACATACACTC GACGCGTTTTCCGAAGAAAAACACAAAACGTCGACGTACGACGAGATCGTCAATATTCTTAAGGAACTCGAGTCCGAAAATAACGACATCG ACATGAATGTCAGGAAAAGTGgtgttacaaataataataaacatcaaaCATTAGTACCAGAATCTTCGTCTAGTTCAAA ggCTTTATGGTCATTTCTGGACGAGGTAGAGAAAAATTCAAATGGTCCATCTGCTCCCAAATCACCTAAACACAAATCACCTGTAAAAATACCAAACACACCACCTCTATC ACCAGGTGAAAGAGTTATAGATGCAAAAAAGGGGAATCTTCAACAAGTTATGGATCTTGACAAAGCAGAATTGGCTCAAAAAGTAGCCATGCTACAAATACAGTTATCAGAAAAAGAAGatataactgaaaaattaaaaattaatatatctgaACTACAAGCGGAGCACGCTAAAACTAAATCTGAATATGAATCCACTGTAATGAGACACCAAAAATTCAttgataaa ttATTGAACGAGAAAAAACAACTTAGCGAAAGTTGTTCTTTGACTGTAAAggaattgacaaaaaaaatgaatgatgCACTATTGAGTCAAGAAGAACGGCATAaagttgaattaaaaaaagctATCGATAAACAGACAGCatccgaaaaaataaaaaaagatcgATGGGTTGAtctaaagacaaaaaaaattaaa gAGATGACAATTAAAGGAATCGAACCTGAACTTAATAGGATGTCATTAGCGTATCAAGAAGAATTGTCAGAACTTCGAAGAATTCATCAATCTCAAATTGAAGAGATTGAAGCAACATGGCATCGGAGGATGGCTACTATGAGGGATAAAATGGACGCAGAACGGGAACAAGCAATTGTGACAGAAAGAGAAAATTCAAGAAATcg cttAGAAATGGAAATTGCTGAACTTGAAAAGAGTTATCAAGATCAACGGAAACGACTATTGGGCGAAATTCATGGGGAAAGATTACGCCAAGAAAGAGAAAATGAAGTAACACTAATGGAAAAACAAAAAGCCCTCGAACAAAAGTTTGAGAAATTGGTATTAGAAATCCAGgaaaagattaataaaaagGAGCAAGAGTTTCAG AACGAGTTGAAAACAATTCGAGAAACGTGTGAAACAGAAAAAACTAAATGGATACAACATCAAACAGCTGTGTTAACAGATAaagaaagtaatattaaagaaatgtgCAAGAAAGAACGAGACAAGCATATTGAATTAGTTGTTCAAAAATTAGAGAACGAAGCTTCTGAAAGGGAAAAAAGTTCAGAAatgaaaattaa ACGAATAAAATCTGAATACGAGGCCGACATTCATGAACTAGAAAATACCATATCCGGCCATCGTATGAAATTAAACGAAGCTCGTACTAAAGCACAAGAGTACGAAGATAAAATAGCAGATCTCACTAGTGAATTGAATAAGTGTAATGTTGAACAAATACGATTACAAgag TTGGTTTCCAAACTAAAAAATGAACTCGctgaaaaagaaaatagtataaaaaacgaGACTGTCACTAAAATCGG